Proteins from a genomic interval of Acanthochromis polyacanthus isolate Apoly-LR-REF ecotype Palm Island chromosome 24, KAUST_Apoly_ChrSc, whole genome shotgun sequence:
- the LOC127532659 gene encoding E3 SUMO-protein ligase ZBED1-like isoform X2: protein MDGFVTKLATCTPQQANVLTESILNMLVTDMRPLSMVEDEGFKEMIKQFNPDYHNNYLPGRSHFTALMEKKYHATFEKVKETLRGVNSFLTLTADVWTSRATEAYLGVSCHFLSEDWKMKMFNLSTMPLEERHTGANILTWMEQVLAKFDILPTKIKAVVHDSGSNMVAAMRLLEEKHGWASIRCAGHTLQLVVNTALKETTISRALGAARQLVEHFKRSELASTKLKMKQEQMNVKQNALIQDVSTRWNSTFHMIERLLEQRWPLTATLSDPEVTPRGKHYFDLKPEQWELLEELKQGLAPFETATVYLSAQQYTTISGLPQVVKGLTRAVHQSQFETNSGKSFISSAEKGITQRWGSICTISGDKENPVLLAAALDPRYRKLKFLTPEDGIRLQGSIEVLAVKEAKTTGTQDAKGPMQRAHGSGRKSTLETLLQSDTDSLSENEDGESEEDRKIQVVINEVRLYFGEASLPKNEDPLEWWSANEGRFPTMSKLAKSFLCIPATSTPSERIFSAAGNICSQKRASLSSGHVEMLTFLAMNKTLVQFGII, encoded by the exons ATGGACGGATTTGTTACAAAGCTAGCTACATGCACACCTCAGCAAGCAAATGTTCTGACTGAGTCCATACTGAACATGTTGGTGACGGACATGAGACCCCTGTCGATGGTGGAGGATGAAGGGTTTAAGGAGATGATTAAACAATTCAACCCGGATTATCACAACAACTACCTACCAGGCAGATCCCACTTCACCGCATTGATGGAGAAGAAATATCATGCAACCTTTGAGAAG GTAAAGGAGACCCTCAGGGGCGTCAACAGTTTCCTCACGCTGACTGCTGATGTGTGGACCAGTCGTGCAACAGAGGCTTACCTTGGAGTGTCTTGCCATTTCCTGAGTGAAGACTGGAAAATGAAGATGTTCAACCTTTCCACCATGCCTCTTGAGGAGAGGCATACTGGTGCAAATATATTGACATGGATGGAACAGGTTTTAGCAAAGTTTGACATCTTGcccaccaaaataaaagcagtagtTCATGATAGTGGTTCCAATATGGTGGCAGCAATGCGACTGcttgaagaaaaacatggatgGGCCTCCATCCGCTGTGCTGGACACACACTCCAGCTCGTAGTCAACACTGCTCTCAAAGAAACCACCATTAGCAGAGCACTCGGTGCTGCCAGGCAGCTTGTGGAGCACTTTAAGAGAAGCGAGCTGGCTAGTACAAAGTTAAAGATGAAGCAGGAGCAAATGAATGTTAAGCAAAATGCACTGATCCAGGATGTCAGTACAAGATGGAACAGTACATTCCACATGATTGAAAGACTCCTTGAACAGCGCTGGCCTCTCACTGCCACTCTGTCAGATCCCGAAGTAACTCCAAGGGGGAAACACTACTTCGACCTGAAGCCAGAGCAGTGGGAGCTGCTTGAAGAATTGAAGCAGGGGTTGGCACCTTTTGAGACTGCTACTGTTTACCTTAGTGCACAGCAGTACACAACCATTTCAGGTCTTCCACAGGTGGTCAAAGGGCTGACACGGGCTGTACACCAAAGCCAATTTGAGACAAACTCAGGAAAATCCTTCATTTCCAGTGCAGAAAAGGGGATAACACAGAGGTGGGGGAGTATTTGCACTATCTCAGGAGACAAAGAAAATCCAGTTCTTCTTGCAGCTGCCCTGGACCCGAGATACAGAAAGCTGAAGTTTTTGACTCCTGAAGATGGCATCAGACTGCAGGGGAGTATTGAAGTGCTTGCTgtcaaagaagcaaaaacgacTGGGACACAGGATGCAAAAGGGCCAATGCAGAGGGCCCATGGTTCAGGTAGAAAGAGTACTCTGGAAACCCTTCTTCAGTCTGACACAGACAGTTTGAGTGAAAATGAGGATGGAGAATCTGAGGAGGACAGAAAGATCCAAGTTGTGATAAATGAAGTTCGGCTGTACTTCGGAGAGGCTTCACTTCCTAAAAACGAGGATCCACTGGAATGGTGGAGTGCAAATGAGGGGCGTTTCCCCACAATGTCAAAGCTTGCCAAATCATTTCTGTGCATCCCTGCAACCTCCACCCCATCGGAGCGGATTTTCTCTGCAGCAGGGAACATCTGCTCTCAAAAGAGAGCAAGCCTTTCTTCAGGACATGTAGAAATGCTAACTTTCCTGGCTATGAACAAGACCCTTGTGCAGTTTGGCATTATATAG
- the LOC127532659 gene encoding E3 SUMO-protein ligase ZBED1-like isoform X1, with translation MATRRQRNSKVWEHFKQTQDKSVQCNICKTELSFHGSTSAMHEHLKRKHVLACDNDEEGPSSRAKKVRSSSMDGFVTKLATCTPQQANVLTESILNMLVTDMRPLSMVEDEGFKEMIKQFNPDYHNNYLPGRSHFTALMEKKYHATFEKVKETLRGVNSFLTLTADVWTSRATEAYLGVSCHFLSEDWKMKMFNLSTMPLEERHTGANILTWMEQVLAKFDILPTKIKAVVHDSGSNMVAAMRLLEEKHGWASIRCAGHTLQLVVNTALKETTISRALGAARQLVEHFKRSELASTKLKMKQEQMNVKQNALIQDVSTRWNSTFHMIERLLEQRWPLTATLSDPEVTPRGKHYFDLKPEQWELLEELKQGLAPFETATVYLSAQQYTTISGLPQVVKGLTRAVHQSQFETNSGKSFISSAEKGITQRWGSICTISGDKENPVLLAAALDPRYRKLKFLTPEDGIRLQGSIEVLAVKEAKTTGTQDAKGPMQRAHGSGRKSTLETLLQSDTDSLSENEDGESEEDRKIQVVINEVRLYFGEASLPKNEDPLEWWSANEGRFPTMSKLAKSFLCIPATSTPSERIFSAAGNICSQKRASLSSGHVEMLTFLAMNKTLVQFGII, from the exons ATGGCAACCCGGCGGCAACGGAACTCTAAAGTGTGGGAGCATTTTAAGCAAACACAGGACAAAAGTGTGCAATGCAATATCTGCAAGACAGAGCTTTCCTTTCACGGCAGCACAAGTGCGATGCACGAGCACCTGAAAAGGAAGCACGTTTTGGCTTGTGACAACGATGAAGAGGGACCGTCGTCTCG TGCTAAAAAAGTACGTTCTTCTTCAATGGACGGATTTGTTACAAAGCTAGCTACATGCACACCTCAGCAAGCAAATGTTCTGACTGAGTCCATACTGAACATGTTGGTGACGGACATGAGACCCCTGTCGATGGTGGAGGATGAAGGGTTTAAGGAGATGATTAAACAATTCAACCCGGATTATCACAACAACTACCTACCAGGCAGATCCCACTTCACCGCATTGATGGAGAAGAAATATCATGCAACCTTTGAGAAG GTAAAGGAGACCCTCAGGGGCGTCAACAGTTTCCTCACGCTGACTGCTGATGTGTGGACCAGTCGTGCAACAGAGGCTTACCTTGGAGTGTCTTGCCATTTCCTGAGTGAAGACTGGAAAATGAAGATGTTCAACCTTTCCACCATGCCTCTTGAGGAGAGGCATACTGGTGCAAATATATTGACATGGATGGAACAGGTTTTAGCAAAGTTTGACATCTTGcccaccaaaataaaagcagtagtTCATGATAGTGGTTCCAATATGGTGGCAGCAATGCGACTGcttgaagaaaaacatggatgGGCCTCCATCCGCTGTGCTGGACACACACTCCAGCTCGTAGTCAACACTGCTCTCAAAGAAACCACCATTAGCAGAGCACTCGGTGCTGCCAGGCAGCTTGTGGAGCACTTTAAGAGAAGCGAGCTGGCTAGTACAAAGTTAAAGATGAAGCAGGAGCAAATGAATGTTAAGCAAAATGCACTGATCCAGGATGTCAGTACAAGATGGAACAGTACATTCCACATGATTGAAAGACTCCTTGAACAGCGCTGGCCTCTCACTGCCACTCTGTCAGATCCCGAAGTAACTCCAAGGGGGAAACACTACTTCGACCTGAAGCCAGAGCAGTGGGAGCTGCTTGAAGAATTGAAGCAGGGGTTGGCACCTTTTGAGACTGCTACTGTTTACCTTAGTGCACAGCAGTACACAACCATTTCAGGTCTTCCACAGGTGGTCAAAGGGCTGACACGGGCTGTACACCAAAGCCAATTTGAGACAAACTCAGGAAAATCCTTCATTTCCAGTGCAGAAAAGGGGATAACACAGAGGTGGGGGAGTATTTGCACTATCTCAGGAGACAAAGAAAATCCAGTTCTTCTTGCAGCTGCCCTGGACCCGAGATACAGAAAGCTGAAGTTTTTGACTCCTGAAGATGGCATCAGACTGCAGGGGAGTATTGAAGTGCTTGCTgtcaaagaagcaaaaacgacTGGGACACAGGATGCAAAAGGGCCAATGCAGAGGGCCCATGGTTCAGGTAGAAAGAGTACTCTGGAAACCCTTCTTCAGTCTGACACAGACAGTTTGAGTGAAAATGAGGATGGAGAATCTGAGGAGGACAGAAAGATCCAAGTTGTGATAAATGAAGTTCGGCTGTACTTCGGAGAGGCTTCACTTCCTAAAAACGAGGATCCACTGGAATGGTGGAGTGCAAATGAGGGGCGTTTCCCCACAATGTCAAAGCTTGCCAAATCATTTCTGTGCATCCCTGCAACCTCCACCCCATCGGAGCGGATTTTCTCTGCAGCAGGGAACATCTGCTCTCAAAAGAGAGCAAGCCTTTCTTCAGGACATGTAGAAATGCTAACTTTCCTGGCTATGAACAAGACCCTTGTGCAGTTTGGCATTATATAG